The Deltaproteobacteria bacterium genome window below encodes:
- a CDS encoding ferritin-like domain-containing protein, whose product MRDALVLRHRLVGLAGVPALALAFGCSSAEPPAKADGAGKAEKAEKAEGKGKGKLAELRKKREEQKARTAAKGERPGIDDDDDAPVKVATPDGDDHHHAPSAPPPPGTPAQYLPIPGDPPYVDGYNPEEESCPSGNWCGTAETAAKITPTGDSTPKQMDCPARITGAHDPSPLDAPAYAGLPNKRQMQGAFNEGRTQRMRSEGKADACCYHWFEYCSGRPLLDGSDSVVATPKSGTAWVDDAITPEVAELSDEARLALARAWLDDALREHASVASFSRAALELMAVAAPPELVAGCMQSGLDEVDHARRCFALASAYAGRAVGPGPLPSLSPRGQSLPQLAIETFLEGCVGETVATLVAERSLAVATDEAVCATLRVIIEDESRHAALAWRTIAWALGHGGNDVRTALAAMLEHPPVVEPGDAPLLSSATRSALRHHGRLDPAMLAQSVADAWHDIVAPMLAELVGRRPVGVAASTA is encoded by the coding sequence ATGCGCGACGCCCTCGTCCTTCGGCATCGTCTCGTCGGTCTCGCCGGCGTGCCGGCACTCGCCCTCGCGTTCGGTTGTTCGAGCGCCGAGCCGCCTGCGAAGGCCGACGGCGCGGGCAAGGCCGAGAAGGCCGAGAAGGCCGAGGGCAAGGGCAAGGGCAAGCTCGCCGAGCTCCGCAAGAAGCGTGAAGAGCAGAAGGCCCGTACAGCAGCCAAGGGTGAGCGGCCCGGCATCGACGACGACGACGACGCACCGGTGAAGGTGGCCACGCCCGACGGCGACGATCACCACCACGCCCCGAGCGCTCCGCCGCCACCCGGCACGCCGGCGCAGTACCTGCCGATCCCCGGCGACCCGCCCTACGTCGACGGCTACAACCCCGAGGAGGAGAGCTGTCCCTCGGGCAACTGGTGCGGCACCGCCGAGACCGCGGCGAAGATCACCCCGACCGGCGACTCGACGCCCAAGCAGATGGACTGCCCGGCGCGCATCACCGGCGCCCACGATCCGAGCCCGCTCGACGCGCCCGCCTACGCCGGGCTGCCCAACAAGCGACAGATGCAGGGCGCGTTCAACGAGGGCCGCACCCAGCGCATGCGTAGCGAGGGCAAGGCCGACGCGTGCTGCTACCACTGGTTCGAGTACTGCAGCGGACGTCCGTTGCTCGACGGCAGCGACAGCGTGGTCGCGACCCCGAAGAGCGGCACCGCGTGGGTCGACGACGCCATCACGCCCGAGGTCGCGGAGCTCTCCGACGAGGCCCGACTCGCGCTCGCCCGCGCGTGGCTCGACGATGCGCTGCGCGAGCACGCCAGTGTCGCGTCGTTCTCGCGCGCGGCGCTCGAGCTGATGGCCGTGGCCGCGCCGCCCGAGCTGGTCGCCGGCTGCATGCAGTCGGGGCTCGACGAGGTCGACCACGCGCGCCGTTGCTTCGCGCTCGCGAGCGCGTACGCCGGGCGGGCGGTCGGCCCCGGGCCCCTGCCCTCGCTGTCGCCGCGCGGGCAGTCGCTGCCGCAGCTGGCGATCGAGACCTTCCTCGAGGGTTGCGTGGGCGAGACCGTCGCGACGCTGGTGGCCGAGCGCTCGCTCGCGGTCGCGACCGACGAGGCCGTGTGCGCGACGCTGCGGGTGATCATCGAAGACGAGTCGCGCCACGCCGCGCTGGCCTGGCGTACGATCGCGTGGGCGCTGGGCCACGGCGGCAACGACGTCCGCACCGCACTGGCGGCGATGCTCGAGCACCCACCGGTGGTCGAGCCCGGCGACGCGCCGCTGCTGTCGAGCGCGACCCGCAGCGCGTTGCGCCACCACGGTCGCCTCGACCCGGCCATGCTCGCGCAGAGCGTCGCCGACGCGTGGCACGACATCGTCGCGCCGATGTTGGCCGAGCTGGTCGGACGCCGTCCGGTCGGCGTCGCGGCCAGCACCGCCTGA
- a CDS encoding AbiEi antitoxin N-terminal domain-containing protein, whose amino-acid sequence MPPAAPTKTTTLLRLARKGPVRARDLDEAGIPRAYLKRLCDRGLLEQIDRGLYRLVDAPVTELSTLAEVSKRIPHAVICLLSALQVHGMTTEAPHAVWVLIDRHARMPKITTPTLEVVRASGGALGHGVETRVIDGVKVRLTSPAKTVADCFRFRRHLGLEVALAALKDYLGKRKGSIDALVEASRADRIYAFMRPYLEALA is encoded by the coding sequence ATGCCACCCGCCGCCCCGACCAAGACCACCACGCTCCTCCGGCTCGCCCGGAAGGGCCCGGTGCGCGCCCGGGACCTGGATGAGGCTGGCATTCCGCGGGCCTACCTCAAGCGGCTCTGCGACCGTGGGCTGCTCGAGCAGATCGACCGCGGCCTCTACCGCCTCGTCGACGCACCGGTGACCGAGCTGAGCACCCTCGCAGAGGTGAGCAAGCGCATCCCGCACGCGGTCATCTGCCTGCTCAGCGCGCTGCAGGTCCACGGCATGACGACGGAGGCTCCGCACGCGGTGTGGGTACTTATCGACCGGCACGCGCGCATGCCGAAGATCACCACGCCGACGCTCGAGGTCGTCCGCGCGAGCGGTGGAGCCCTCGGGCATGGCGTCGAGACACGCGTCATCGACGGTGTGAAGGTGCGGCTCACCTCGCCCGCGAAGACCGTCGCCGACTGCTTCCGGTTCCGTCGGCACCTCGGGCTCGAGGTCGCGCTCGCGGCGCTGAAGGACTATCTGGGAAAGCGCAAGGGCAGCATCGACGCGCTCGTCGAGGCCTCCCGCGCCGATCGCATCTACGCATTCATGCGGCCGTACCTGGAAGCGCTCGCATGA
- a CDS encoding threonine/serine exporter family protein: MTTPPEPAIALLLALARGLHESGFASPELESALTRVAQHLGIAAQFFSTPTSIFSAFGQGAEQHVHLFRVEPASVDLGKLVELEALIDAVCDGEVTTEDALVRVNTIVAGRPPFSRPVTIGAHALSSGAFALFLGGGLHETAAAGLIGLVTGIVAIIGRRIAGVARVFELVTAALAALLAIAMAHLWPPLSVFTATLAGLIILIPGFTLTIALTELASRHLASGTARFAGAMVTFLTIGFGVALGSRIGELAFGPVPTGGIGPTAPWAEAVALVVAPVAMLVLLRAPARELPWLLATGVIGFAGGRWGSRALSPELGMFVGALALGVASNLYAWWRRQPASTVLVPGILLLVPGSMGYRSLAEIMAREVLPGLATAIEMILVAVSLVAGLLAANVATPPRHVARRIRDAFGRPPPRRR; the protein is encoded by the coding sequence GTGACGACCCCGCCCGAGCCCGCCATCGCGTTGTTGCTCGCGCTCGCCCGCGGCCTGCACGAGTCGGGCTTCGCCTCGCCCGAACTCGAGTCGGCGTTGACCCGCGTGGCGCAGCACCTCGGCATTGCCGCGCAGTTCTTCTCGACGCCGACGTCGATCTTCTCCGCATTCGGCCAGGGGGCCGAGCAGCACGTGCACCTCTTCCGCGTCGAGCCGGCCTCGGTCGATCTCGGCAAGCTGGTCGAGCTCGAGGCGCTGATCGACGCGGTGTGCGACGGCGAGGTCACGACCGAGGATGCACTCGTGCGTGTGAACACCATCGTGGCTGGGCGCCCGCCGTTCTCGCGGCCGGTGACGATCGGCGCCCACGCGCTGTCGTCGGGCGCATTCGCGCTGTTCCTGGGCGGCGGGCTGCACGAGACCGCCGCGGCCGGTCTCATCGGGCTCGTCACCGGTATCGTCGCGATCATCGGTCGACGCATCGCCGGGGTCGCGCGGGTGTTCGAACTCGTGACCGCCGCGCTGGCGGCTTTGCTCGCGATCGCGATGGCGCACCTGTGGCCGCCGCTGTCGGTGTTCACCGCGACGCTCGCGGGTCTCATCATCCTCATCCCCGGCTTCACGCTGACGATCGCGCTCACCGAGCTCGCCAGCCGTCACCTCGCGTCGGGCACCGCTCGTTTCGCGGGCGCGATGGTCACCTTCTTGACGATCGGCTTCGGGGTCGCGCTCGGCAGCCGCATCGGCGAGCTGGCGTTCGGCCCGGTGCCGACCGGCGGCATCGGGCCCACCGCGCCGTGGGCCGAAGCGGTCGCGCTGGTGGTCGCGCCGGTGGCGATGCTCGTGCTGTTGCGGGCGCCCGCCCGCGAGCTGCCGTGGCTGCTGGCGACCGGCGTGATCGGCTTCGCCGGCGGGCGCTGGGGCTCGCGCGCGCTGTCGCCCGAGCTGGGCATGTTCGTCGGTGCGCTGGCGCTTGGTGTCGCCTCCAACCTCTACGCGTGGTGGCGTCGGCAGCCGGCCAGCACCGTGCTCGTGCCGGGGATCCTGCTGCTGGTGCCGGGCTCCATGGGCTACCGCAGCCTCGCCGAGATCATGGCCCGCGAGGTGTTGCCGGGGCTGGCGACCGCGATCGAAATGATCCTCGTGGCTGTTTCGTTGGTCGCGGGACTGCTGGCCGCCAACGTCGCCACACCGCCGCGCCACGTCGCGCGTCGGATTCGCGATGCCTTCGGACGACCGCCGCCGCGCCGGCGGTGA
- a CDS encoding DPP IV N-terminal domain-containing protein codes for MPAMRGLALLLALLGLGSCGTPSRDRDGARGATDTGSEQTAMVTTTGTIAIEEVARYPLPGMAFLPSAVRPDPAGRMLTYLWSEDGSLTRQLYAHDPVSGERKILFAPAGGGATEENLSPEEKLRRERARERGLGVTSYAWAKEANRVLVPLRGEVWVQDGLHGSPRKLAGGDGKPCIDAQISRDGEWVAYVQDDELYVVAADGSGAPRQVTQGARGTGRTHGLAEYAAQEEMGRSHGFWWSHAADKLAFEAVDETAIPIWRIVHQADATPSWEDHRYPFAGADNAKVRLGVVGRDGGEPTWMDLGMDGESEIYLARVHWLPDGTLMAEIENRAQTRLQLVRFDLATGARTLVLEERSDVWINLHDLFEPLREGQGELAGAFVWGSERTGFRHLYLVAADGHVIRPLTQGEWLVDALAGVDEKSGWVYFTASKDGPTQMQLYRVPLGGGEPTRITQEPGMHSVVMDRARAVFVDSHSQMSAPPSVSIRKAEDGSLVHRVAVPPDPRMAALELPPPEIVTLTASDGTELYGTLYRPAQGSGPWPTIVSVYGGPHAQRVTDSWEQTVDMRAQFLRGLGYLVFELDNRGSARRGLAFEGAIKNDLGNLEVKDQVEGVQWLVQQGLADPQRVGIYGWSYGGYMAAMALMRAPGTFKAAVAGAMVSSWDGYDTHYTERYMGTPAGNPDGYRDSSVMSHVDTLEGELMIVHGLIDENVHFRHSARLIDALVKARKHYELLLFPNERHMPRAEADRVYMEDRIREFFDRTLRAP; via the coding sequence ATGCCGGCCATGCGCGGCCTCGCACTCCTCCTGGCGCTGCTCGGGCTCGGATCGTGCGGCACGCCGTCGCGCGACCGCGATGGTGCGCGCGGCGCCACCGACACTGGCTCGGAGCAAACAGCGATGGTTACCACCACCGGCACGATCGCGATCGAAGAGGTCGCACGCTACCCCCTGCCCGGCATGGCATTCCTGCCGAGCGCCGTGCGCCCCGATCCCGCGGGCCGCATGCTCACCTATCTGTGGAGCGAGGACGGCTCGCTCACACGCCAGCTCTACGCGCACGATCCCGTCAGCGGCGAGCGCAAGATCCTCTTTGCCCCCGCGGGCGGCGGCGCGACCGAGGAGAACCTGTCGCCCGAAGAGAAGCTGCGACGCGAGCGTGCGCGCGAGCGTGGGCTCGGCGTCACCAGCTACGCGTGGGCCAAGGAGGCCAACCGCGTACTGGTGCCGCTGCGCGGCGAGGTCTGGGTGCAGGACGGCCTGCACGGCAGCCCGCGCAAGCTCGCCGGCGGCGACGGCAAGCCCTGCATCGACGCGCAGATCAGCCGCGACGGCGAGTGGGTCGCGTACGTGCAGGACGACGAGCTCTACGTGGTCGCGGCCGACGGCAGCGGCGCGCCACGGCAGGTCACCCAGGGTGCACGGGGCACCGGCCGCACCCACGGCCTGGCCGAGTACGCGGCGCAGGAGGAGATGGGGCGCAGCCATGGCTTCTGGTGGAGTCATGCCGCCGACAAGCTGGCGTTCGAGGCGGTCGACGAGACCGCGATTCCGATCTGGCGCATCGTGCATCAAGCCGACGCGACGCCGAGCTGGGAAGATCATCGCTATCCCTTCGCCGGGGCCGACAACGCCAAGGTTCGGCTCGGCGTCGTCGGGCGCGACGGCGGCGAGCCGACGTGGATGGATCTCGGCATGGACGGCGAGTCCGAGATCTACCTCGCGCGCGTGCACTGGCTGCCGGACGGCACGCTGATGGCCGAGATCGAGAACCGTGCGCAGACCCGCCTGCAGCTGGTGCGCTTCGACCTCGCCACCGGTGCACGCACGCTCGTGCTCGAGGAGCGCAGCGACGTGTGGATCAACCTGCACGACCTCTTCGAGCCGCTGCGCGAGGGCCAAGGGGAGCTCGCGGGCGCGTTCGTGTGGGGCTCGGAGCGCACCGGCTTCCGTCACCTGTATCTCGTCGCCGCCGACGGCCACGTGATCCGACCGCTGACCCAGGGCGAGTGGCTGGTCGACGCGCTCGCCGGCGTCGACGAGAAGTCCGGCTGGGTCTACTTCACCGCCAGCAAGGACGGCCCCACGCAGATGCAGCTGTACCGCGTGCCGCTGGGCGGCGGCGAGCCGACCCGCATCACGCAGGAGCCGGGCATGCACAGCGTCGTGATGGACCGCGCCCGCGCGGTGTTCGTCGACAGCCACAGCCAGATGTCCGCGCCGCCATCGGTGTCGATTCGCAAGGCCGAGGACGGCAGCCTCGTGCACCGCGTCGCCGTGCCCCCCGATCCGCGCATGGCCGCGCTCGAGCTGCCGCCACCGGAGATCGTCACGCTCACCGCCAGCGACGGCACCGAGCTGTACGGCACGCTCTACCGCCCCGCGCAGGGCAGCGGGCCGTGGCCCACCATCGTCAGCGTCTACGGTGGACCCCACGCCCAGCGCGTGACCGACAGCTGGGAGCAGACCGTCGACATGCGGGCCCAGTTCCTGCGCGGGCTCGGCTACCTCGTGTTCGAGCTCGACAACCGCGGCTCCGCGCGCCGCGGGCTCGCGTTCGAGGGCGCGATCAAGAACGACCTCGGCAACCTCGAGGTCAAGGACCAGGTCGAGGGCGTGCAGTGGCTCGTGCAACAGGGCCTCGCCGATCCCCAGCGCGTCGGCATCTACGGCTGGAGCTACGGCGGCTACATGGCCGCGATGGCGCTCATGCGGGCGCCGGGCACCTTCAAGGCCGCGGTCGCGGGTGCGATGGTGTCGAGCTGGGACGGCTACGACACCCACTACACCGAGCGCTACATGGGCACGCCCGCCGGCAACCCCGACGGCTACCGCGACTCCAGCGTGATGAGCCACGTCGACACGCTCGAGGGTGAGCTGATGATCGTCCACGGGCTCATCGACGAGAACGTGCACTTCCGCCACAGCGCCCGACTCATCGACGCGTTGGTCAAGGCGCGCAAGCACTACGAGCTGCTGTTGTTCCCCAACGAGCGGCACATGCCGCGGGCCGAGGCCGATCGCGTGTACATGGAGGACCGCATCCGCGAGTTCTTCGATCGCACCCTGCGCGCGCCGTGA
- a CDS encoding nucleotidyl transferase AbiEii/AbiGii toxin family protein translates to MTKAPPKDIGASFRARLLRVARERGEDFQLVLTRYANERLLFRLASSQHAQRFVLKGATLFTLWTGKPHRATRDLDLLGFGDPGVDHVREVFAELLALDVTDDGVRFDLGSLAVGLIREEQEYGGVRIELVARITNAQVRLQVDVGFGDAITPEASVVEFPPLLDFPAPRLRAYPRETVVAEKLEAMLQLGMANSRMKDFYDIAVLARDFDFDGALLARAILATFERRKTALPTTTPVALTEAFAEDPMKKTQWSGFVRKAGVDDAGTLAETITAVRTFVEAPLAAAANGTPAPGPWRAGGAWG, encoded by the coding sequence ATGACGAAAGCGCCGCCCAAGGACATCGGCGCCTCGTTTCGCGCACGCCTGCTCCGCGTTGCCCGCGAGCGGGGCGAGGACTTTCAGCTCGTGCTCACGCGCTACGCGAACGAGCGTCTGCTCTTCCGGCTCGCGTCGTCGCAGCACGCGCAGCGGTTCGTGCTGAAGGGCGCGACGTTGTTCACGCTCTGGACCGGCAAGCCGCACCGAGCGACCCGCGACCTCGACCTGCTCGGCTTCGGCGACCCGGGCGTCGACCACGTGCGCGAGGTCTTCGCCGAGCTGCTCGCGCTCGACGTGACCGACGACGGCGTGCGGTTCGACCTCGGCTCACTCGCGGTCGGCCTCATCCGCGAGGAGCAGGAGTACGGCGGCGTGCGCATCGAGCTCGTCGCGCGCATCACGAACGCGCAGGTGCGGCTCCAGGTCGACGTCGGCTTCGGCGACGCGATCACGCCGGAGGCGAGCGTCGTCGAGTTCCCGCCGCTGCTCGACTTCCCGGCACCAAGGCTGCGGGCGTACCCGCGCGAGACCGTCGTCGCGGAGAAGCTCGAGGCGATGTTGCAGCTCGGCATGGCCAACAGCCGGATGAAGGACTTCTACGACATCGCCGTGCTGGCGCGGGACTTCGACTTCGACGGTGCGCTGCTCGCCCGCGCAATACTCGCGACTTTCGAGCGCCGGAAGACAGCGCTGCCGACGACCACGCCGGTCGCGCTCACCGAAGCATTCGCCGAGGACCCGATGAAGAAGACGCAGTGGTCCGGATTCGTGCGCAAGGCGGGCGTCGACGATGCCGGCACCCTCGCCGAGACGATCACGGCGGTACGAACCTTCGTCGAAGCGCCGCTCGCAGCTGCCGCGAATGGCACCCCCGCGCCTGGACCGTGGCGAGCGGGCGGGGCGTGGGGGTGA
- a CDS encoding ATP-dependent helicase — MKYVIKSERPSKPLFDAERDLNPEQRAAVEAEPGMVLVIAGAGTGKTRTLTYRVARLVSRGTPPDRILLCTFTNRAAREMVARVEALLGLDMQRCWAGTFHHIGHRLLRRHADAVGLGTDFGIVDGEDARAILASVIAELGLKALSARRFPEPKLLHGLIGLAQGTGTPLPELVAARATNLVPQLPAILDVCARYAERKRALNVVDFDDLLVHWHTLLTAPEHAAVAEALRGEYDHVLCDEYQDVSALQGTLCEEMAARCGSLTCVGDDAQSIYSFRGADFEQIGAFRRRHPDARVLKLTVNYRSTPEVLALSNRSIARNGSGHAKELVAIKHSGMRPAVIPLRDVYQQAEFVAQRVLELHHEQNLPLSKLAVLYRNHSHSLELQVELTRRQIPYAIRSGLRFFEQAHIKDVVAYLRAHDNPRDQVAWVRLLKQWPGIGAASAEQHATALAAVHERGELPAALLRQAAAARGRAAEALTRLSTLFELLAVGDTDVGAAIRRVVESHYGEYAERSFTNADVRKEDLEHLAAYAERYGGAQEFLAELALFEGLAAENVMGAEAPDDKLVLSTIHQAKGLEWPIAFVLWLVDGRFPTAQSMRVVAELEEERRLFYVACTRAADELYLCYPTIEHGRDGPATLMRPSRFLTEIDHAPAVFDRWQISEEPAE; from the coding sequence GTGAAGTACGTCATCAAGAGCGAGCGGCCCAGCAAGCCGCTGTTCGACGCCGAGCGCGACCTGAACCCCGAGCAACGCGCGGCGGTCGAGGCCGAGCCGGGCATGGTGCTGGTGATCGCGGGTGCGGGCACCGGCAAGACCCGCACGCTGACCTACCGCGTGGCGCGGCTGGTGTCGCGCGGCACCCCGCCCGATCGGATCTTGCTGTGCACGTTCACCAATCGCGCCGCGCGCGAGATGGTCGCGCGGGTCGAGGCGCTGCTGGGCCTCGACATGCAGCGCTGCTGGGCCGGCACCTTCCACCACATCGGCCACCGGCTGCTGCGCCGCCACGCCGACGCGGTCGGGCTGGGCACCGACTTCGGCATCGTCGACGGCGAGGACGCACGGGCCATCCTCGCCTCGGTGATCGCCGAGCTCGGCCTCAAGGCGCTGTCGGCCCGACGCTTCCCCGAGCCCAAGCTGCTCCACGGCCTGATCGGGCTCGCACAGGGCACCGGCACGCCGTTGCCCGAGCTGGTGGCCGCACGCGCGACCAACCTGGTGCCGCAGCTGCCGGCGATCCTCGATGTGTGCGCGCGCTATGCCGAGCGCAAGCGTGCGCTCAACGTCGTCGACTTCGACGACCTGCTGGTCCACTGGCACACGCTGCTGACCGCGCCCGAGCATGCCGCCGTCGCCGAGGCCCTGCGCGGCGAGTACGACCACGTGCTGTGCGACGAGTACCAGGACGTCAGCGCCCTGCAGGGCACGCTGTGCGAGGAGATGGCCGCGCGCTGCGGCTCGCTGACCTGCGTCGGCGACGACGCGCAATCGATCTACTCGTTCCGCGGCGCGGACTTCGAGCAGATCGGTGCGTTCCGTCGCCGCCACCCCGACGCCCGCGTGCTCAAGCTGACGGTCAACTACCGCAGCACACCCGAGGTGCTGGCGCTGTCGAACCGCTCGATCGCCCGCAACGGCAGCGGTCACGCCAAGGAGCTGGTCGCGATCAAGCACAGCGGCATGCGCCCGGCCGTGATCCCGCTGCGCGACGTCTACCAGCAGGCCGAGTTCGTGGCCCAGCGGGTACTCGAGCTGCACCACGAGCAGAACCTGCCGCTGTCGAAGCTGGCGGTGCTGTACCGCAATCACAGCCACAGCCTCGAGCTGCAGGTCGAGCTCACGCGCCGCCAGATCCCGTATGCGATCCGCAGCGGTCTGCGGTTCTTCGAGCAGGCCCACATCAAGGACGTGGTCGCGTACCTGCGCGCCCACGACAACCCCCGCGATCAGGTGGCGTGGGTGCGGCTGCTCAAGCAATGGCCGGGCATCGGCGCCGCCTCGGCCGAGCAACACGCCACCGCACTGGCGGCGGTGCACGAGCGCGGCGAGCTGCCGGCGGCGCTGCTGCGCCAGGCTGCGGCCGCACGGGGACGCGCGGCCGAGGCGCTGACGCGGCTGTCGACGCTGTTCGAGCTGCTCGCGGTCGGCGACACCGACGTCGGCGCGGCGATCCGCCGCGTGGTCGAGTCGCACTACGGCGAGTACGCCGAGCGCTCGTTCACCAACGCCGACGTGCGCAAGGAGGACCTCGAGCACCTCGCCGCGTACGCCGAGCGCTACGGCGGCGCGCAGGAGTTCCTCGCCGAGCTGGCGCTGTTCGAGGGCCTCGCGGCCGAGAATGTCATGGGCGCCGAGGCACCCGACGACAAGTTGGTGCTGTCGACGATCCATCAGGCCAAGGGCCTCGAGTGGCCGATCGCGTTCGTGCTGTGGCTGGTCGACGGGCGCTTCCCGACTGCACAGTCGATGCGCGTCGTCGCCGAGCTCGAGGAGGAGCGGCGGCTGTTCTACGTCGCGTGCACGCGCGCCGCCGACGAGCTCTACCTGTGCTACCCGACCATCGAGCACGGTCGCGACGGCCCGGCCACGCTGATGCGACCGAGCCGCTTCCTCACCGAGATCGACCACGCGCCCGCGGTGTTCGATCGCTGGCAGATCAGCGAAGAGCCGGCGGAGTGA